GCCTCTTTCCTGTGCAAACCCTGAAGCTACGTCACTTCCTGACCAGGCAGTGTctctagggttccctcagcaccctgctgAAATAAACATAGTGCACTTGTGCCTTAAGAATTGAGTGCTAACACCATTTGCATGCTGAACACCAGAACCGATGCCAGGCAGACTGTAAAAATATGTGATGCAACTGCATATAATTTACAGCAAAGCCCACAGGCAGTTGTGTCCTTTTTGAGGAATCGGATGCAGTTTCACCAGTTGCAGTGGGCAGGAGTTAGACACAATGTAATTGAGTCCAACTTAATGCCTGCACTGCATGCACAATGAACTTTGGGAAAAAATGGtggttgtggaaaaaaaaaatatatatataaaattgcatcCAAAACTTTGCTCAGTGTGTCAGGCTAAGTGAATGCACCCTTAAACCTATCATATTCCTCATTCTACATTTGTaagggttatgtaatgaaagcattgtagcaaccaatcagcagggggtATGTGCATGCTTCTTTTAgcttaatttgaaggtgaaccatTCCTTTAAATTGTATAAATGAAGGAACAAATATTGTCAATGTGTTTGCAAAAGGTGTCACAAGGAAGAGCCATATAGAATGTTTCAGTTTCCAAGTCTGAAGCTGAAGATACACCAAAtacaggattcggccaagatttggtctttttcagcaggattcggattcggcatTGATAATTTAGGTGCCAAATTGCACCTCTTTGTTGCTGACTGATATATTTGAAATAAGTATAATTGTTGCTGAGTAGGGTGGTTATCCAtctggtaaaacacctgccaagaccaagtattacaaatttaccagcaatgcagttgttggtaaatttgtaatacccttaagatAAGCACCTGGCCCAGCCCTTTATCTACCCCCAATCCACCCCAAACTTaacgtttttttcttcctgaatCACTCCATATTCAGCCCTCTGGTCATCTTGTGTCATTTCCCTGCTCCCTTTTACTTCATTTCTCTACCCTCTTTTCTGTCATCATCTGCCTTTTGTTTCTGCCCCCACCATCAGTACAGGTTATATAGGAAGGTGGAACCCTAATGCTGAATATATGATAATGTTTATTCCAGACAGTGGAGTTTTATAGCCAGCAGAAAAGTCATGTCAGTTCAGCCTCTCATTTGCTAGAAATGAATAAGCAGAGAAAGTAGGGGACGACAAGCCCGGATGCAGAACACATGCTTCTACCTTCGAAGTTCCATGTTGTGTTCAACAAAGCATCTCCTACTGCTTCCATTTAAATGGTAAATGTCTTAAATCTCAAGTACAgcaactgttctgccccaaaaatgCTCACAAACACAGTTGCTTTATTCAACGGGCAAAAGAGGCGTTTGCTGAGGGAACTCATTTTAATAAACTGGAAAAGCtctaccattttttaaaatacatttttatctgcAATTATAATACAGCATTCAGAGCAGAAAAAGGATACAATCATGATCCTGATACAGTATCACATTATACCAATAATCTCAGGAAATAGAAAgcggaaaataaatgtaaattacacAATAACAATAGTAGCTCAAAATAATATTAATGCTTCACAGGAACAGTCGAAGAGGGATACATTTACTAACGAGTAAATGTAAATACCCAGAAGCCCAAGGTTTAACCATTAACAAGGTATTCCTGCCATCAAACATTGAGCTACCCACACACATATTTAGAACTAGCATAAATGCATTTTCACAGTAACAGATATGCATATACAAAAATGATAAGTGACTGCTGTCATCCACTATTTCATCACATTTATAAAGAAAGCAGGACATGGGAATAGTCAAGCCATGGTTGCCCAACATGGAGAAATTTCTTCaaaaataattccattttctcCTGTACCATTACCCAATCAATTATATTTACTGAGTCTACAGGGATTTGTTTAGTTTTTCAagcctttaaggtggccatacacataccaataaaattgtacaaaacctagtttAATACGATTTTCTGACCGTGCCATGACGATTGGTCATTTAGTCgttcggacaggttaaaaaattttggcCGACGATAAAATCTGAgcgtgtattgtgtatctggcaatatcctacaatggaagtcactttcgtatgattggtgtctgccaatcctacaattttagtctgaatgttgcatttaaatgtacaatttgAGTCTGAATGTTGCATTTAAAAGTACAAGCCATATCCAaatgttggaagaagactaaaaatCTGAACATGGATGCCCAGCTTTAGCAATGGTGTGCCTGGCTGCAGTCATAATAATGGTGAATAGTAGTgataaacaaatctgtcccaaTTCAAATTTGCGACATGTGGCTACAGTGCAATTTAGTTTCCCACTCCTTCATTTCCAACTGGCAATTCTAATCGGAtagccatgtatgtatgtataactttatttataaagcgccacttatgtacgcagcgctgtacagtagaatacattaatataaacaggggtattaaaatggataaatacaaagtattacaataagcacaaataaatacaagatacagttgcaataagttaagagtcaaagacacaagaggatggaggtccctgccccgtagaacttacaatctatatgggagggtttTAGCCATGAGGTAACTTTCTCGGGTGCAGATTTAGAAAGTCTAGGACTTCTCAAACACCAGCATTTAAAAGATGTTTTCACCTTGCCATCTACTGTGCAAAAAGTTGCTGCAAGTGAAAATGTTTGGTctggggtacagagtgtaattaAGTGAAAAACCTTGAAACAAAATACTGCATAAATATTACCTGCTGGCCACCTGTAAAAAGCAGAAGGCccagactgtcaatctgtggattctggcaaataaaggggctgctgaaagatgccatagacagtcactatttattgggctggtggggggttgtttgggcctctgtgtacttggaatgccagggcctattttgactcccagtccagacctgagcaGTAAAATTAAATCCCAGTATAAGCAGTGGATTGCATAAACCTTTACTCTTTTACCCCTACCTTTTTGCCCTTCAGTACACAGTAACTGCAATCTATTTACATACTTGGAGATAGGAAATACAACTCCTCTTTACCTCTTTATTAGGCATTTCCTTTTCTGTCAGCCACAAATAACTGAATGGGAGTAGGCATACATGGATTCCCGTCTGTGGAAAACACCTCACAGGTAGGTTATTTACACCCTTCTACTATATATTACCCCAATGAGTACAAACTGAGTCAGCTGGGAGGGTAAATACCTGCCATGAAGTAGGTGTGTAGCTTGCAATATATAAAAACTACCCATGTGACTGCTAAATGTTCCAGACAATGCATGTATTACTCACTGAGAAAAAGAATGATAGATGGAACAATGTTCTAGTGCGAGACAAGTTTGGAAgcaatgtaataataaaccaCACATTGTTGCTGTAATTCTTAGTATGGGAGCCTGGAGCATTAGATTTACATTCTTCTACAGAGACAGACTTGAAAGAGTCATTTATGACagcaaatgcagtgtgcaatgtgAAATTTCATGCATGTTGCTATGTTTTTTACCTGCAGTGTCTGTTATTCCAGTGCAATTCAGAACAGGAAGGTGGGCACAAGtaactttaataaatacagatgaTTTGCTCAGTGACTGCATGAATTTtagtgcaactgcacttgcagccGTAAAGAGCCCTTTTATGTCTCTAATCCAGGGATcttcaacctttcttactcgtgagctacagtcaaatgtaaaaatacttggagagcaacacaaggatcataaaagttcatggaggagccaaataagggctaggattggcttttagggagcctctatgcacactatcagcttacagggggctttatttggtaggaaatcttgtttttattcaaccaaaacttgcccccaagtcaggaattcaaaaataactccctggtttgggggcactgggagcaacatccaaggggttggtgagcaacatgttgcccccgagccactggttagggatcactgctctaatcaTTATACAGTTATAACACATAGGTTTTTATAATTGCTGAGGTCCTGTCAGATGCAGCAGGAAATTATCATACCAATATACAACCAATTACCATAATTACCATTCACTTAAATGGTAAATGATCTGTTCATCAGTTTTGGACCGGAGGGTTCAGggcccactagggttgccacctcatgtgccccccaccccagtcacgacCTCCGCCACAAAGCCGCCAGCATCCAACCCACACACATGGATGTCCTGGGTACCTTTCTACATGGGGCTGCGCCAATTGAGTAGGGTCACAATTCCCAGCAGAGATTGGGTGTGGGTCATATAGTCTTGGAAGGCAACACTTCCAGTAGAAGTGCCTGCAAGGGACTCAGGTGAAAGCTAGCATAGATGAACATTTTCATTATATTGTCCTAAATGAGAGAACTACTATTGTGACTAATGCCCTTGTTCCATAAACCTTATAGTATATTATGATGGGCATGGCATAGTAATATaactttatttgcattttacagtacatatttttatataaaacttgACATTGCCAAAGTTAGTTTCTATGCTACTAGGCCAATTTTGTTATTAATTCCTCCAAAATTACCCAAACCAAGCATTATCCAACCTgcataaaatgatttatttacaaTTTATAACTCACCATCCAACATCCATCATACACTTTCCAGCCATGGGAGGTAAAAATGGACAGGAATACACCTTTTAAAGGAGAGGTAAAGCATGTGTCTGACAAGTGGGCCCAGGTAGAGTTGTGTAGTTTGATGTATTGCTGCTGTAATAAGTTAGTCTTGCCACTGACATGGAGGGACCAACCCTGACCCAATATTTTTGGAAGCCCATTTTTTTGACAGGCTCCTTTAGACCCAAAGAAAGATTTAGGATTTTGGCTCAGTCTGAACATAGATTAAAGCATATAAAAGAAAATGCTATAACAGTCTGATACAAACGCCGTGCAATAGTTCCATAGACAGCAGATTTTGTCCCAATAGTTTTGTCTGTAACCCCTCTTATTGCTTCTTTCATCCCTAGGTGATCACACCACAGACTTTCACAACTTTTAACAGCTTCTAATTTTCAACCTTTTCATTTATATCCAACCCTGTATGCCCATGGGTACTCATGTTTACATTTCTGTGAGTTGATTATTTGATCCCATGTGTTAGAAGTTTATAGTTATGCAACACAAGCTGTAATTAGCTATAGCTATAATTAGCTGCATTTAGGAGTGCTTTAAATTTACAATATTAGTCATGTTATAATTGCAGGGATCAGTGAAACTGAGCATGTTTAAATGTAACATTTGCATTTGCACTGCATTTTGGGCTGCATTCATAAATACCCCCACATGTTTGGCCAGACCCAGTTTGCCAATTCCTAATACACATGTTGTAATTCAAGCTCAGTCTTGCTTTAAGAAGAGTCTGTGAGGCAGACTGCCTTTGTTCCCTTGTATCACAACCCAACTGAATAATGACTGTTTATACACAAATAGGGTGAGAAAAGAAAGCaagcaaaataatatatacagtatttacatgtCTTTCTCTCTTCAGCCCATTTTACAACATGAGCGATAAATGTATTATGCCtgtttcagttttaaaaaaatcaaattttcttttaattttattacAAAGCACTAAAAGATCACTGTTCTGTAAGCAGCTGAGTTGGTTTAAATAGAGGTAGTGATTTCTGTATACAAAACACCCATCCTGTTGTTATGTCTATTTTGGATTACAGATGAGCAGAAGCCTATTATACCAAGGGATATTTGTGCTTTGCTAATCACCTCCCACAATTGCTTGCAAGAACCAGGAAACGGAAAGGGAGATTGCGCTAATAAGTGCAAGGaatgaatgtaataaaagttgtcaAGTAGGTCTAGTCATgttcagcagatagcatttactggtcagctgtttgatattattggtttttatgggcTACTTTACTAGATATGGGGGTGTAGAATGTTGAAAATATAAAAGGCAAAATTCATGCCCATCACATACAGAGAGAAAAATGATCTTATTCAAACAAGACTACTGCTCtgaaaaaatatgtttacagataaatacatagatgtatatattgatttcatttttattttgcagttacTGGAAAGACAAAACGATGGGCTTATTTACTAAGGAGTGTAATGTGCAAAAATTGACGCAAATCCCAATGACTTTTGTCCATCGTGCACCTTGCTTTTGCTGCATCTGCGTCCATCAGGTGTAACTCTTTATGACTCCTAGTTGCAGTGCTCCACTATGGCTTTTCATCAGAGTGAAGGGCAAGTAAAATTTTGATTGTAGGGAGCCAATGGTCAGCAAACCATTGAGAAAAGCCGAAATTAATACAAGGATACTAGTAAATATTTATGTTTCCTAATAACTAATAAATCTGTATTTGAAAGCACAATGCTTCCATTTCTGTCCTCTAAAGATTGTTTTAATGTGATGTAGTGTGATTCATTGTGTCGCCACACCTTCTTATTTATTAGAATCATTATAAGTAGTGGGGTTTAAATAGCTAGCACTTCTCCAGACTTGAAGTGTCCTCTTCAAGATCAGAAGCTCTCCCATCTACTGATCAGAATGCTGCAGGCCTATTCTAGCACAGCTTCATGGGTGAGTGAGTTATTGTCTGCCATATGTTATATGAGAAAAGTAATAGTCTGACTAACCAGAATAAATATTGTTCTGTTATTGAGCTGGGATGTAAAAATGTTGGAGTAGAAAGGTGACACTGGACAAAAATTACCAGGATAGAGATAAGTTTATTATTTGTTTGATAAAGAGTAACTTGTCTAATTCCTCATAAAACTGTTTATAAAGATTTGTGTGACATGGGTGCAATTTGCCCCAGCTGGCTCACTCCTAACAAACAATTAACTTTATTTAACCAACTCAAGTAGGTTTGTAAGTAATGTGAAACAAACCAGACAATActaaataaagcaaagaaagactAAGGGCCAGAGTCACTAAAgattgtatttactgttctgtTGCAAATGCCTATATTGCATATTGTTCGAATTGATCTAATAGAGATTGATAACCTACGAAAAAGCAGCTGTGCTTTAATTATCAATTTATATCAATATTAGTCAAATTAATTGCAAAACATATACCTTGCCCATTATGGGATTCAGCATCTTGGATTAGTTGTTCTTTTGGGGGTTCAAGAGTCTGAATTCCTTGAAGGCTCATCAATGTTAAATAATGATTTAAATCAACTTGCAGAATTCTACATTCAGTCTTTGATATATCTGTCCTTAATTACCAAATGAGATTCCGCATTCAGCTTGTTAGCGTATGCTTTGTCTGATAACTTAGTTGGCATGTGGTGACGTGGGTTGCACTTAATTTTTTTGACCTGTGTACTTcttcagtttaatttttttttaatctgccccACAGAATCTACTGTTGTTTCCAATATTGGCATCTTCATTTTTAGCATTGTTATGTAATGCGGCATGCAGGAACAATGAACTCAGCAGGGTAGGACCAGGTATCACACCAAATGGTAAGATAATGTATATGTACTAATGTAGCAGTTATGACTATGCCAAAGATCTGCTCTTCTCTTTATTTATCTAATGATATCTTTGTAGACCAGCACGTGTACACAATAAATTATATTCTTGCTTCCCAAATATAATTCATAATAGGAAATCCTAGGACATTCCAGTTTTTCCAGTCTGTTCTTATGCCAACCCAGTATGACTCAATGAGTTTTTGTAGCCATAGTTATGTTTAGTTTGTATAGCTGGAATGCCATGCCACCCTAAATTCTGGAAGAGGAAATGATAATTTGCATTAACATCGCAGAAAATAAAGACCATTAGTCACTCAAGTTTGGTTTGGATAAATCCCACACATAGACTATTGACTATATAGTTGGGGTGGGAAGTTAATGCCATAGAACTGTTGAGAATACTATAAAGTATCAATAATTTCATTTAGGCTGTATGGATGGGGATGTGATGCGACCTTTTAACTCAACGTGGAATCCGGAACCTTGTATTGAATGCAATTGTACCGAAAGTGGATTAACCTGCTGTCCGACGTAAGTGCAACAGaaatttaaagaatatttttctGGAACACAGATGAGGTTCAATCTGAAATTTCCCTttcatgtaaatgtaattaaaaaatggcagggatctgtaaaaaaaaaaatccaaagggcCATGTAGCCTTCTCTTCCCTAGTGGCAGCTCCATCTTGGTAGGCTTGGTACAGTCAATACATGCACATTACTCCCTGTGCCTGTCAGACTCAGTTATGAGCATGCATGCTCATTTTCAAATAATAGGGAAGGTTACAGGGAAATAGGACGTAGCAAATGGGGCATCCGACCTTCTGAATTGACTTTTCTTGCTATGTGTTGTGGCCAAACTTGTACAGTATGTTGCAACTTGCACAACTAGAATGGAATGTAAAAAGTCGCACCTCTCTGTATAGTGATCCCTGCACTTGGTAACACATCATTCTGGTGGGAAGTCATTTAGGCTCCAGCTAGGCATTCCCTGGAAAACTCCTATGTTGTGCATTATAGAGGGCTATCTTGTGACTGTCAATGCACACAAGCTGCAGAGCACAGCAGCGCAAAGCATTGGAAAGCCCTTGTGGCAGGTGTATGGGTTCATGAGGTCTAAGTGGTGACATTTTAATGCCACTTAGTCCATTAAGCAATTAATCCCTGCTCATAGTAAATAAATCCATTAGTATTTAtagaagaccaaatgcaaatattAATCCCATTTTAGCCATGAACTGTATGTTAGAAGTTCATGAACTGCTGAGAGTTGTATatagtagtttttttagtgtcaagATTTTTAAGGATATGCTACAATCACAGGTAAATTGAATAATGTTATTATTTTGAAAATACCAGTTATCAGTGCACTCTCTTGTGTAAATATCCCGGAGCTTGTTGTAGAAGAGGTTTAAAGGCTAGTTTGGAAAATCTTATATACataagtatgggacctattatccagaatgctcaggatctggggttttccagataagggatcttcccatattttggatcttcatactttaagtctatttAATTAGTCATTTAAAcaattaattaacccaataggactcgtttgccttcagtaaggagtaattatatcttagttgggtccaagtacaaggtactgttctattattacagggaaaaaggaaataatttttgaaaattatttacttaaaagggactttatggaagatggccttctcgtaatttaGCActatttggataatgggtttctaattTAGGgatgctatacctgtacaatgttgtGTGCATTCATATATCCCCTATAAGAGCTCTTATGAAGCATCCTCAGGGCATAAGTTTGTAgaattctgtacaggtatgggacctgttatccagaatgcttgggacctggggtttctgggaTCTTTAAaagtctgctaaagatcatttaaatattgaataaacccaataggtataaattatatcttagttaaaatcaagtacaaggtactgttttattataacagaaaaaaggaaatcattttggaaaattagaattatttgcttataatagcatctatgggagatggactttctgtaatttggagctttctggataaaggatttctggataatggatcccatacctgtacaataaacacAAAAGACATGgggagaccccataaggaaggcTGATGTACGGTGCAAAAAAACTTTGAAGACATGTTTTATGAATACTGTTCCAATATAGccaataaaaagtacaaataatacaaatgtgtACTTCGTACTACAAATTAATCAATGGTGTTATTATGTTGTGGTAATATTAAGCTGAAGAAAAAGTTTTATACAGAACACAGAGGTTCGGCTAACCTTAGTCATTTATGCATTCAAAGTTGTATATTGGAGCTCCCTTGTCAGGTCATCTCTTGGCAGTTAGTCACACTGTACCTACTCTCCCTTGACTTTATTGCAGATTCTGCCTTGCACTAGAGTTCCATTACTTCTATAATAATCCCCTATATACCCTCAAAAACTCACTGTCAGTATGATAATCCCGGTACATAAAACTATCATGGAGGTTTGAGGCAGTGGCCAATGGAAAATAGTCTAATGCAGTTTGGATTATGTTCACTTGTGGGTAGCAGAGCTTATCACAAAGATCTAAAGAAATAACAGGAACAATCAGGGTATTTTTTTAGCTTAAGCAACCTTTTGAGGTTAAAACTATGATAAGGCACCACCCTGCAATGAAAGCATtgctgtatcagccattcagaaCATTAAAAAAGATGCTTACCCCAAATTCCCACTTCATTCTAAGCTTCCAGAAGTCTCTAGAACAGCTAACAGAAATTCTCCCAAATATCATTCTCATTGGCCTTCAGTCTTAGCCCCCACCTGCCAATCACTGCTTTAACCCACTTCCTTCCTCCATGAGGGCGGgacccacagtttggaaacccaTGGCTTAAACTTATTATAGTTAAAGGCACAGTTTAAATAAAGACCATAATAGCATTTCTAGTGATTCTATATACCAGCGACATATACagtaggtagtgatgagtgaattatttCGGCATATatagatttgctgtgaaattccacattttggcattagCAATTTTTTcaaaactgctgtgaaaatttggagcgacaaaaatttgaaaaaatgccGTAGACTTTAATGAATtcggagtgagaaaaaaaattgtggttgtgtcaagaaagtcgcggtcatgtcaaaaaagttgcatggtagccaCATTCATTTAAACCTGTGTAAACAATTATCATTTCCTCTTTCTTCACTTTTATTTTAGGCTTAACGTACCTGTAATTACTTCTGGGGACTGTGAAGTAGTGGTGAATAGGACTGCCTGTACATACTTAATCCGCAAACTGAGTGATAAAGCTGAAATGTGTCAGATGTATGTATTGCTATAGAAGCTACAGTCATGCCAAATACAAATGCTCTTTGTGTATAAAACATGTATATAATTGCAAAAGTTTTGATATTTTATGAAAAAGATAACCTTGGTACAAAAAAAATATGCGGGAAATCATAAAGCTTGTCAACCAAGTGGGTGTTTGAGAGAAAAGCACTTATTTATTTCAGTACATAATAGCTATTGCATGGTATTTAAAagcataaacaaataataaagctttttctgtttttgtCATTATGGAAATACACAATCCCTTTTCATAGTTATTATCATTATGAATAATTTATCCCCATTTATAATATGTTAAATAATTCAATGTACTGCATGTCAGTTTACATAGAAGATGCCTAGAACTGGAAATAacgtataataatgtatataatagcACACCCCTGAGCCTTTAGTGAGACAACCCATATTGTAATTAAATGGAACATCCAAAGCCCAAGTATCAGCACTTGTATTGATTTGGAACTAGTCTCCTTGAACAATTTAAAAGAAATCTAGCCCAGTGGAAAAACAAATCCATAGTTGTTTTAGTGGtgacaaaaataaaagtatatgtaAAGTTAATCCACCACAGAGGGGGAACTGAGTATTTAACCATTTATTTGAGATATGGGTAATTGTGGTTAGTGGTAGAGCATGCTGGTAATATAATTGTTATTACTAACTATCTATTTATTGGACTTATTAGACTTAAGGCTACAATaaccaccccccacccccttaTGGCCAGGCACTATGGTTGGCTCTAAAGATGGATGTTTATTACGGTCCAGTAATATACACACACTATTGTGAGCAAGAGAGAAGTTACCATATTTGCTTTCAGAGTTCCATATGAGAGGGTTAAATTCGGTAGCAGTCAGTGTTCGGGTTTGCCATATATTTCACTTTATTATTCAATAaagattaaaatacaaatattatatgCAACCTTCATTATAGAAGTAAATACCATATTGTTTATAGATTTTTTATGGGCTGTGTGAGTATGGAGACTTGTGTGTTTAATGCCGAAATAAAACTTCCACAAACTAAACCTGCTTCCTGATCCACCTATTCCACTAGACAGTGTTATTTACCCAGGGTCATTATCATTTCCAATTGGGATTCACAAATTATGTACTTGGGTTGGGcttcttttttttccagcaccACACAATCGATGGATTTGTAAAACTGCTGGTGCCTCATGTCTCTTCGAACACCAAGCCACTATTCTGCATTCACATCAAGGGGCTAAAAGATTAAAGTACTCATTTTAATACTGCACTCCTCACAGGGGCCCCCAAAGTTTGGAATTCATAAATGAACCTGTCTCACATTGCTGACACCAACTGCCATCTTGCAGCCGCCTTTGTGCCACTACTCATATACAGATAGTTAAGGAGAATGaaagataaataaagaaatatataccaggtgtttttaaaataaaagcaaaatatagaGGAAATATCTTCCACCAGATGTGTTCAGTGATATGGAAGCAAGATCAGGCAGGGGCTGGCTAAGGTAAAAGGTTTGTAGCAATATCCCCTTGTCCTCTTTTAAATATTATTCTATTTTCACTCACAAGTAAGctcctaaaagttaatttttagctAAATATCTCCATGCACCAGTGACAAAGCCAGAGCCATTTTGTACATACCATAGGAAGGGAGATTGGGTATCAACTAAAATCACATTCAGGAATAATTGCACCCAACACTACATATCCTGGCTTTTAAAAATGGCTGCTACTCCATGTATTTGTTAATCTGCTAACCAACCTCTCATATGATTTATAAGCCCTTTTCCACATTCACAGTCAGGTCATTTTGTCACTTCCAGTGATGCCCTTCTGTGTATGGTTTCCCACAGTGCATGTATGTAGGCCTTTAACATTAAATTATATGAGAGAAGTAA
The sequence above is a segment of the Xenopus tropicalis strain Nigerian chromosome 7, UCB_Xtro_10.0, whole genome shotgun sequence genome. Coding sequences within it:
- the LOC116412237 gene encoding beta-microseminoprotein-like; its protein translation is MLQAYSSTASWNLLLFPILASSFLALLCNAACRNNELSRVGPGITPNGCMDGDVMRPFNSTWNPEPCIECNCTESGLTCCPTLNVPVITSGDCEVVVNRTACTYLIRKLSDKAEMCQMYVLL